A window of the Fibrobacter sp. genome harbors these coding sequences:
- a CDS encoding SPOR domain-containing protein, translating into MKSFSALSLSTIALACSVFVACNGEDDVVPQMEPAKPVAKVEKPAPAPAPAPAEEAKPVDEPQLVPIQSLSATEEPAKEETPAPAANGDLLKAKGDYVIQVSIQSSKKAADGIVKKLAEQNVSAYIAEVENPGELEGTYYRIRVGYFETSADAQQYGKSVLSALNFAWWVDKSKNDDVGNPGGSYSDDTMEEETAAPEPAPAPAPAPAPAPAAEPAPAPAPAPAPAPVAEPAPAPAPAPAPAPVAEPAPAPAPAPAPAPAPAPAPAAEPAPAPAPAPAAPPAPAADLDDDWD; encoded by the coding sequence ACGTTGTACCGCAGATGGAACCTGCAAAACCCGTTGCCAAGGTCGAAAAGCCCGCACCGGCTCCCGCTCCCGCCCCCGCTGAAGAAGCCAAGCCCGTAGACGAACCCCAGCTCGTTCCCATTCAGTCTCTTTCCGCAACCGAGGAACCGGCTAAGGAAGAAACTCCGGCTCCTGCAGCCAATGGCGATCTGCTCAAGGCAAAGGGCGACTACGTTATCCAGGTAAGCATTCAATCTTCTAAGAAGGCCGCAGACGGAATTGTAAAGAAGTTGGCCGAACAGAATGTGAGCGCCTACATCGCTGAAGTTGAAAATCCGGGCGAATTGGAAGGCACCTATTACCGTATTCGCGTCGGCTACTTTGAAACTTCCGCTGACGCACAGCAGTACGGCAAGAGCGTATTGAGCGCACTGAACTTTGCCTGGTGGGTCGACAAGAGCAAGAATGACGACGTAGGCAACCCCGGCGGCTCTTACTCTGACGACACCATGGAAGAAGAAACCGCAGCACCGGAGCCGGCACCTGCTCCTGCCCCGGCTCCTGCACCTGCTCCGGCCGCTGAACCGGCTCCCGCTCCTGCCCCGGCACCTGCACCCGCTCCGGTCGCTGAACCGGCTCCCGCTCCTGCCCCGGCACCTGCACCCGCTCCGGTCGCTGAACCGGCTCCCGCCCCTGCCCCGGCACCTGCACCCGCTCCGGCACCTGCACCCGCTCCGGCCGCTGAACCGGCTCCCGCACCCGCTCCGGCTCCTGCCGCACCTCCGGCTCCCGCTGCCGACTTGGACGACGACTGGGACTAA
- the rimO gene encoding 30S ribosomal protein S12 methylthiotransferase RimO — translation MPTRKPKIFVVHLGCSKNQVDAERLVGEMLNAGFETTDTASKADYILVNTCGFIEAAKEESINAILAQLKTKKAKQKLIVAGCLSGRYKGEIESEIPEVDYWVGTYKPGELLKLMGMEQSGCNPELLPRLNLGGLPHHAYLKIAEGCNRRCAYCAIPNIRGLQKSRSIEELVKEAKELEAQGIKELTLIAQDTTFFGREKKNKSENLTNLLKAILAETNIPWIRMLYWYPAFIDDELLDLMANEPRLVKYIDLPIQHSSDSVLKNMLRKYTRDELRDLLRKIRKKLPTATLRTTVLVGFPGETHEDFEDLMDLIQEIKFEHLGGFVFSPEEGTPVMKMKKLEPVDESDARARLDAITDFQEELAAERAEAMIGKTITVILDEVAEESEYHFYGRTEGNSLDTDDIVKVLEGDGEVGEFHKALVIDAEPHELIVRLVD, via the coding sequence ATGCCTACAAGAAAACCTAAGATTTTCGTTGTTCACCTGGGATGTTCCAAAAACCAGGTGGATGCTGAACGCCTCGTTGGGGAAATGCTTAACGCAGGTTTTGAAACAACAGATACGGCCTCCAAAGCAGACTACATTCTGGTAAACACCTGCGGTTTTATCGAAGCAGCCAAGGAAGAATCCATCAACGCAATTCTCGCCCAGCTAAAGACCAAGAAAGCCAAGCAGAAGCTGATTGTAGCAGGCTGTCTCAGCGGTCGCTACAAGGGCGAAATTGAATCCGAGATTCCCGAAGTGGATTACTGGGTCGGAACATACAAGCCCGGCGAACTGTTGAAACTAATGGGAATGGAACAATCCGGCTGCAACCCGGAGCTACTTCCTCGCCTGAACTTGGGCGGACTTCCCCACCACGCCTACCTGAAAATTGCGGAAGGCTGTAACCGCCGCTGCGCTTATTGCGCCATTCCCAACATCCGCGGTCTCCAGAAATCCAGATCCATCGAGGAACTGGTGAAAGAAGCCAAGGAATTGGAAGCGCAAGGCATCAAGGAACTGACTCTCATCGCCCAAGACACAACCTTCTTCGGTCGCGAAAAGAAGAACAAAAGCGAAAATCTCACCAACTTGCTGAAGGCAATTCTTGCAGAAACCAACATCCCTTGGATCCGCATGCTCTACTGGTACCCGGCATTCATTGATGACGAACTGCTGGACCTGATGGCAAACGAGCCTCGCTTGGTAAAGTATATCGACCTGCCGATTCAGCATAGCAGTGACAGCGTCTTGAAGAACATGCTCCGCAAGTACACCCGCGATGAACTGCGTGACTTGCTGAGAAAAATCCGTAAGAAACTACCCACGGCTACATTGCGTACAACCGTCCTGGTAGGTTTCCCTGGCGAAACCCACGAAGACTTCGAAGACCTGATGGACCTCATCCAGGAAATCAAGTTTGAGCATCTTGGCGGCTTCGTTTTCAGTCCGGAAGAAGGTACTCCCGTAATGAAGATGAAGAAACTGGAACCTGTGGACGAAAGCGATGCACGAGCCCGTCTCGACGCCATTACAGACTTCCAGGAAGAGTTGGCCGCGGAACGTGCCGAAGCCATGATCGGAAAAACCATCACCGTGATTCTTGACGAAGTTGCCGAAGAAAGCGAGTACCATTTCTATGGTCGCACCGAAGGTAACTCCCTGGATACTGACGACATCGTGAAGGTGCTTGAGGGCGACGGCGAAGTGGGAGAATTCCACAAGGCGCTCGTCATTGATGCCGAACCTCACGAACTGATTGTCCGACTGGTTGACTAA